A genome region from Purpureocillium takamizusanense chromosome 8, complete sequence includes the following:
- a CDS encoding Acetyl-CoA C-acyltransferase (EggNog:ENOG503NUEC~COG:I), with protein sequence MSGALPPRGLAAVLSKSASDVVILSSVRTPICRSYKGHLKDAYPEELLAAVLGALRERHPDVAVEDVGVGVVLSELGGSKAARMALNHVGYRPGETCLYTVNRACSSSLQAIASVAAQIRVGAIGVGIGAGMESMTRNYGGRAVPVDVWPALRESPVKDARDCLMPMGLTSENVASRFRVSRADQDAFAAQSHVRAAAARDAGRFDDEIVPVTTRFQEVDRQGQAVGDERTITVTRDDGIRDGVSAEALARLKPAFKPDGASTAGNSSQVSDGAAATLLMRRSTATQLGLQDRIIGRFVSAVTVGCAPDEMGIGPALAIPRLLAQHELSIEDIQRWEINEAFASQALYCLRALDLEKAWEEGRVNPDGGAIALGHPLGATGARMTSTLIHGLRRDGGDLGVVSMCVGTGMGMAGLFARE encoded by the coding sequence ATGAGCGGCGCCCTGCCCCCGcggggcctcgccgccgtcctcagCAAGTCCGCCTccgacgtcgtcatcctctCGTCGGTGCGCACGCCCATCTGCCGCTCCTACAAGGGCCATCTCAAGGACGCCTACCCggaggagctcctcgccgccgtcctgggagccctgcgcgagcgccacccggacgtcgccgtcgaggacgtcggcgtcggcgtggtgCTCTCGGAGCTCGGCGGGTCCAAGGCCGCGCGCATGGCCCTCAACCACGTCGGCTACCGTCCCGGCGAGACGTGCCTGTACACGGTCAACcgcgcgtgctcgtcgtcgctgcaggccatcgcgtccgtcgccgcgcagatCCGCGTCGGGGCCATaggcgtcggcatcggcgcggGCATGGAGAGCATGACGAGGAACTACGGCGGCAGGGCCGTGCCGGTGGACGTCTGGCCCGCGCTGAGGGAGTCGCCCGTCAAGGACGCGAGGGACTGCCTCATGCCCATGGGCCTCACGTCGGAGAACGTCGCCTCGCGGTTCCGCGTCTCGCGCGCCGACCAGGACGCCTTCGCCGCGCAGTCGCacgtccgcgccgcggccgcccgcgacgcggggcgcttcgacgacgagatcgTGCCCGTGACGACGCGCTTCCAGGAGGTCGACAGGCAGGGCcaggccgtgggcgacgagcggaccatcaccgtcacccgcgacgacggcatccgcgacggcgtctccgccgaggccctcgccaggCTGAAGCCCGCCTTcaagcccgacggcgcctccACGGCCGGTAACTCCAGCCAGGTGtccgacggcgcggcggcgacgctgctcatGCGCCGCAGCACCGCCACGCAGCTGGGGCTGCAGGACCGCATCATCGGCCGCTTCGTCTCCGCCGTGACGGTGGGCTGCGCCCCGGACGAGATGGGCATCGgtcccgccctcgccatcccgcggctcctcgcgcagcacgAGCTGTCCATCGAGGATATCCAGAGATGGGAGATCAACGAGGCAttcgccagccaggccctcTACTGCCTACGCGCGTTGGACCTCGAGAAGgcgtgggaggagggccgcgTCAAccccgacggcggtgctATTGCGCTGGGTCATCCACTCGGAGCTACCGGTGCGAGGATGACGAGCACACTCATACACGGCCTGcggagagacggcggcgatctAGGAGTAGTCAGCATGTGTGTGGGAACAGGCATGGGGATGGCAGGGCTCTTCGCCCGAGAGTAG
- a CDS encoding uncharacterized protein (COG:S~EggNog:ENOG503P1BG), protein MRLPIRNDVPPSYDEAVSVHSHVSAEVCGATLRLAPVPSREALIVKVQPPRTPPVDIHHVPCDIVLVIDVSGSMGSPAPVPGEGGSEDTGLSVLDLTKHAALTIVETLNADDRLGIVTFGSKAKVIQDLVPMNDASKAKTKDNIKSLIPQDATNLWHGIRDAIQVFKDGGRSSRVPAMMVLTDGMPNHMCPPAGYIPKLRSMSELPATIHTFGFGYSLRSGLLKSLAEFGNGNYAFIPDAGMIGTVFVHAVANLQATFATNAKLALTYPSSLQIESAMDSSVLLEEPKATGPKDKRMKALQLLLGNLQYGQSRDIFLQVRRRVAKDTNGEGVLDPANLEVEATLEFDKAEIRPASQDSKTFGTADQKSCTLSVRGSITHQASDLSDAEVAYHESRARICKYLSSWFPIGPDGEHRVLAEGRAQKQKELAQLLDDLPARNHLDTLNQSLMEDLTGPEPKGQISLAIKTDEYFNKWGVHYLPSYYNAHSRQICNSFKDPGPLQYGVESPLFNACRDRLDNAFDNLPAPEPTPTVRRGWHGGSPAGGHGHSRPKISMSRYRDAHGVCFAGSTLLELASGRVVPIRKLKRGMKVRTPAGSRKVALVLRTPVQAAMLCRVGSVAVTPWHPISLDGKSWTFPADVAGSIVRYTGSVYSVMLQRDRSARAHAIRVGSVWGVTLGHGLTQGSDVRAHAFFGDYNRVGKSLVGLGVDRFGVVEGRGVERDPRSGLVVGFRAKLAARSSNQLHQSSMMRKLSLPQSSI, encoded by the exons ATG CGGTTACCAATTCGCAACGACGTACCGCCGAGCTATGACGAAGCCGTTTCCGTACACTCACACGTCAGCGCCGAAGTCTGCGGCGCAACTCTGCGTCTTGCACCTGTGCCATCAAGGGAGGCGCTCATCGTCAAGGTCCAGCCTCCGCGGACACCGCCCGTGGACATCCATCATGTGCCCTGCGACATTGTTCTCGTGATTGATGTTTCCGGCAGCATGGGCTCACCTGCTCCGGTGCCAGGCGAAGGAGGCTCCGAAGACACCGGGCTCTCCGTACTAGATCTTACGAAGCACGCCGCGCTCACCATTGTCGAAACCCTCAACGCGGATGATCGTCTCGGAATCGTCACATTCGgaagcaaggccaaggtTATACAGGACCTGGTGCCCATGAATGACGCGTCCAAGGCCAAGACCAAGGACAACATCAAGTCCCTGATACCTCAAGATGCGACGAACCTTTGGCACGGGATTCGTGACGCCATTCAAGTGTTCAAAGACGGAGGGCGCAGCTCGCGGGTCCCGGCCATGATGGTTCTGACAGACGGCATGCCGAACCACAT GTGCCCTCCCGCCGGTTACATACCCAAACTCAGGTCCATGTCCGAGCTGCCCGCAACAATCCACACGTTCGGTTTCGGCTACAGCTTGAGGTCCGGATTGTTGAAGTCCCTGGCGGAGTTTGGCAACGGCAATTACGCTTTCATACCGGACGCAGGCATGATCGGTACCGTGTTTGTCCACGCCGTTGCCAACTTGCAGGCCACATTTGCAACGAACGCCAAGCTGGCACTGACGTACCCGAGCAGTCTGCAGATAGAGTCAGCCATGGATTCGTCGGTTCTTCTGGAAGAGCCGAAAGCCACGGGACCCAAGGATAAGAGAATGAAAGCTCTGCAACTATTGCTCGGCAATTTGCAATACGGGCAGTCTCGTGACATTTTCCTCCAGGTCAGGAGGCGTGTCGCCAAGGACACCAACGGAGAGGGGGTTTTAGACCCTGCCAATCTAGAAGTTGAAGCCACACTCGAATTTGACAAGGCAGAGATTCGGCCAGCGTCCCAAGATTCGAAAACCTTTGGCACTGCTGATCAGAAAAGTTGCACTCTGTCTGTGCGCGGGAGTATAACACACCAGGCATCGGACCtgagcgacgccgaggtggcgTACCACGAGTCGAGGGCACGGATCTGCAAGTACCTCTCCTCCTGGTTTCCCATCGGTCCAGATGGTGAGCACAGAGTGCTCGCTGAGGGCCGGGCACAGAAACAAAAGGAGCTGGCCCAGCTGCTGGACGACCTGCCAGCGCGAAATCACCTCGACACTCTGAATCAGTCGCTGATGGAGGACCTGACGGGCCCGGAGCCCAAGGGGCAGATTTCTCTGGCTATCAAAACAGACGAGTACTTCAACAAGTGGGGCGTGCACTACCTTCCGTCATATTACAACGCCCACTCGCGTCAGATCTGCAACTCTTTCAAGGACCCCGGACCGCTGCAATACGGCGTCGAGAGCCCGTTATTCAACGCCTGTCGCGACCGGCTCGACAACGCTTTTGACAACCTACCTGCTCCTGAACCTACTCCGACAGTTCGCAGGGGCTGGCATGGAGGCTCTCCAGCGGGTGGCCACGGGCATAGCCGACCAAAAATATCCATGAGTCGGTACCGTGACGCCCACGGCGTATGCTTTGCAGgctcgacgctgctggaACTGGCTTCCGGGAGGGTCGTTCCGATTCGAAAGCTGAAGCGGGGCATGAAGGTGCGAACCCCAGCCGGGTCACGCAAAGTTGCGCTGGTGTTGAGGACACCCGTGCAGGCGGCTATGCTTTGTCGGGTCGGTTCCGTGGCTGTCACGCCCTGGCACCCCATATCTCTGGACGGAAAGTCGTGGACCTTCCCTGCAGATGTCGCGGGAAGCATAGTGCGGTACACTGGGTCCGTGTACTCGGTGATGCTTCAGCGAGACAGAAGCGCAAGGGCTCACGCGATACGCGTGGGCTCGGTCTGGGGCGTCACGCTTGGCCACGGCTTGACCCAAGGCAGCGATGTACGTGCGCATGCCTTCTTTGGAGATTACAACCGAGTCGGAAAGAGCCTCGTGGGGCTCGGGGTGGACCGCTTTGGGGTTGTTGAAGGCCGCGGCGTGGAACGCGACCCGCGCTCTGGTCTTGTTGTCGGCTTCAGGGCAAAGCTGGCTGCGAGAAGTAGCAATCAGCTCCACCAGTCTTCCATGATGCGCAAGCTTTCCCTGCCACAGTCTAGCATATAG